The nucleotide window AAGTATGGTCTCTGCATGATTACAAAATTCATACAGGAGATGAGAACTATTCAGGTGACCTTATGAATAAAATGTATTCTAAATTTAATATTTGTCATGTGCAGCATTCCAATTTTCTTAAAAATGAATTCATAAAGTATTTCGATGTCAATGGGGATAATGTTGATGCCGTTTACTCAGGTGTATACGATGTATATAATTCATTCAAACCAAAGAAAATAAAGCTTCCTGAAAATTTCATTTTATTCATTGGCAGAATTAAAAAATACAAGGGTCTTGATGTACTGATAGATGCCTTTGATAGGGTAAAGTACGAGCTTAACGAGCACAAACTCGTTATTGCTGGCGAAGGAAGAATTCCTGAGGAAATTCAGGGCAAAGATAAAGTTATCTGTCTGAACAGGTACATAACTCCATCAGAATTGGTTCAATTGATTAAAAATTCTAAGTTTGTAATTCTACCCTACAGAGACGCAACTTTTAGCGGTGTATTAATGACAGCTTACAATTTTAATAAACCCGTCATAGCTTCGTCTATTGGCGGTATTCCTGAAATCGTAATAAACGGTAAAACAGGTATGCTATTCAGGAATGGAGACGTTGATGAACTTGCCGACCACATTTATTATCTTTGCAATAACGAATCAAAAATTAATGAGTTGTCGGAAGGTGTGAAAGAATTCTCACAAATTGGCAAGATAAACTGGATTTCTGTCACAAATAAAATGATTGAA belongs to Ignavibacteria bacterium and includes:
- a CDS encoding glycosyltransferase family 4 protein gives rise to the protein MKVLITVFGNPDSVLSLSKHLSEKSDVTVLLVVTGDKVRHGVLDIDLRNVPNGIITNKTEVIKYLPDEIINYFEGSFRLWILKTPSNYFIHNKEGLKNYRIIKESSKTINNESFDVVHFDGASGFLLFMLKYFKINKKVWSLHDYKIHTGDENYSGDLMNKMYSKFNICHVQHSNFLKNEFIKYFDVNGDNVDAVYSGVYDVYNSFKPKKIKLPENFILFIGRIKKYKGLDVLIDAFDRVKYELNEHKLVIAGEGRIPEEIQGKDKVICLNRYITPSELVQLIKNSKFVILPYRDATFSGVLMTAYNFNKPVIASSIGGIPEIVINGKTGMLFRNGDVDELADHIYYLCNNESKINELSEGVKEFSQIGKINWISVTNKMIEVYEKDPVTEEMNITENLD